One Deinococcus multiflagellatus DNA window includes the following coding sequences:
- a CDS encoding DUF421 domain-containing protein, whose translation MGAETVPFDWGRMFLGDVPPLFLLEIAFRTTLMFLWLVFLLRITGKRGLAQLSPLELAIVIGLGSAAGDPMFYPEVPLLHAMLVLALVVALQRLMSHLVIHSEAVETFVEGTPIELVRDGVLSRQAMVRANLSREDVFERLRAQGVRQLGQVQRLYFEQDGALTVFTHAGDPPPGLAVVPPWDLEPPRELTPADDYRGPVACLNCGQVRPAPDAAGPLAALTCSCGESRWTPATTDPLGSGEPPAPEERGEGGGRGPGVPGTR comes from the coding sequence GTGGGCGCTGAGACCGTGCCGTTCGACTGGGGCCGCATGTTCCTAGGGGACGTGCCGCCGCTGTTTCTGCTGGAGATCGCCTTTCGCACCACCTTGATGTTCCTGTGGCTGGTGTTCCTGCTGCGCATTACGGGCAAGCGGGGGCTGGCGCAGCTCAGTCCGCTGGAACTGGCCATCGTGATTGGCCTGGGTTCGGCGGCGGGCGACCCGATGTTCTACCCCGAAGTGCCGCTGCTGCACGCCATGCTGGTGCTGGCGCTGGTGGTGGCCCTGCAGCGCCTGATGTCGCATCTGGTGATTCACAGCGAGGCGGTCGAGACCTTTGTGGAAGGCACGCCCATTGAACTGGTGCGCGACGGCGTGCTGAGCCGCCAGGCCATGGTGCGCGCCAACCTCAGCCGCGAGGACGTCTTTGAGCGCCTGCGGGCCCAGGGGGTGCGCCAGCTGGGGCAGGTGCAGCGCCTGTACTTCGAGCAGGACGGCGCCCTGACCGTGTTTACCCATGCGGGGGACCCGCCCCCTGGCTTGGCCGTGGTGCCGCCCTGGGATCTGGAACCCCCCCGCGAACTGACCCCGGCCGACGACTACCGGGGCCCGGTGGCCTGCCTGAACTGCGGGCAGGTGCGCCCCGCGCCAGACGCCGCCGGGCCGCTGGCGGCCCTGACCTGCAGCTGCGGTGAGTCGCGTTGGACCCCGGCGACCACCGACCCCCTGGGTTCCGGCGAACCCCCTGCCCCCGAGGAGCGCGGCGAAGGCGGCGGCCGTGGCCCTGGGGTGCCGGGCACCCGCTGA
- a CDS encoding 2Fe-2S iron-sulfur cluster-binding protein, which produces MTQTVTVQVEGYGEIQAHAGERLVLALERGGVDILHRCGGVARCTTCRVSFQDGEPGAMTAAEYDKLQEKGLLGTARLSCQIECAPDMALTPLQTARSSGLEPGKAPAEQIEPEPVWTTRPGASTEG; this is translated from the coding sequence ATGACGCAGACGGTGACCGTGCAGGTGGAAGGCTACGGCGAGATTCAGGCGCACGCCGGGGAACGGCTGGTGCTGGCGCTGGAGCGCGGCGGGGTGGACATCCTGCACCGCTGCGGCGGCGTGGCGCGCTGCACCACCTGCCGCGTGAGCTTTCAGGACGGCGAGCCTGGCGCCATGACAGCCGCCGAATACGACAAGCTGCAGGAAAAGGGCCTGCTGGGCACCGCGCGGCTGTCCTGCCAGATCGAGTGCGCCCCGGACATGGCGCTGACCCCACTGCAAACCGCGCGCAGCAGCGGCCTGGAACCGGGTAAAGCCCCCGCCGAGCAGATTGAACCCGAGCCGGTTTGGACCACCCGCCCCGGCGCTTCCACCGAGGGGTAA
- a CDS encoding sensor domain-containing diguanylate cyclase, with protein sequence MSAPPSSLPQWRPRTSTQALRAFAASRAWLLAALLLTQALTLAAALWAEGQVQARARRAQAQTNLSQLAQLTALSVQTSLQEAAHMVRLGEANLRAGLLRPDDAAQTLQSFGALLDSVPQLGGVMTAGPDGRFVFARRDGPQGQGRFTRVIEVRPARRVTNRTTDAAGRLLLQSRADEGYDPRTRPWYALARAHPGQVVWTEPYVFASSQAPGVTAAVAGPGGVVVGADVQLQQLVSLLQGLPLPPQGRAFLADPQGRAIAASRAWPGEAGGVPLLSAVADAPLQALLDAQGRPQVSRQVRWITLEGELYAAVVQPVELQPGVQWVVGVYGPAHELMGGPGRRRAWPFVLLVSALSALLAWPLVRRATRPLAELQRQATTDPLTGLPNRASFLAQLDETLRQPPEGALGVAIFDLDGFKAVNDTYGHPAGDEVLHAAGARMLAAARIGDTLGRLGGDEFALIVQAGSAEEVRLRVEGVLDALGRRPVVAAGVAHALSTTAGLAFVLAGTAPTPSLMLARADSALIRGKRREKGRVWVDGEVTMPTLFR encoded by the coding sequence ATGTCTGCCCCGCCCTCCTCGCTGCCCCAGTGGCGCCCGCGCACATCCACGCAGGCGCTGCGGGCCTTTGCGGCGTCGCGGGCGTGGCTGCTCGCCGCGCTGCTGCTGACCCAGGCCCTCACACTGGCGGCGGCGCTCTGGGCCGAAGGGCAGGTGCAGGCGCGCGCCCGGCGGGCCCAGGCCCAGACCAACCTCAGCCAGCTGGCGCAGCTCACGGCGCTGAGCGTGCAGACCTCGCTGCAGGAGGCGGCGCATATGGTGCGCCTGGGCGAGGCCAACCTGCGCGCCGGGCTGCTGCGCCCGGACGACGCCGCGCAGACCCTGCAGAGTTTTGGCGCCTTGCTGGACAGCGTGCCGCAACTGGGCGGCGTGATGACCGCCGGGCCCGACGGCCGCTTTGTGTTTGCCCGGCGTGATGGGCCCCAGGGCCAGGGCCGTTTTACCCGGGTCATCGAGGTGCGCCCTGCCCGGCGCGTGACCAACCGCACCACGGACGCCGCAGGCCGACTGCTGCTGCAGTCACGGGCCGACGAGGGCTATGACCCCCGCACCCGCCCCTGGTACGCCCTGGCCCGGGCGCACCCCGGACAGGTGGTGTGGACCGAGCCTTACGTGTTCGCCTCGTCGCAGGCGCCGGGGGTCACGGCGGCGGTGGCCGGGCCCGGCGGGGTGGTGGTGGGGGCCGACGTGCAACTGCAGCAGCTGGTGTCGCTGCTGCAGGGCCTGCCGCTGCCCCCCCAGGGCCGCGCGTTTCTGGCCGACCCCCAGGGCCGCGCCATCGCCGCCTCCCGGGCGTGGCCGGGCGAAGCGGGCGGCGTGCCGCTGCTCTCGGCCGTGGCCGACGCCCCGCTGCAGGCCCTGCTGGACGCCCAGGGGCGGCCCCAGGTGTCGCGGCAGGTCCGCTGGATCACGCTGGAAGGCGAGCTGTACGCGGCGGTGGTGCAGCCGGTGGAGTTGCAACCCGGCGTGCAGTGGGTGGTGGGCGTGTACGGCCCGGCCCACGAACTGATGGGTGGGCCGGGCCGGCGCCGCGCGTGGCCCTTTGTGCTGCTGGTCAGCGCCCTGAGCGCCCTGCTGGCGTGGCCGCTGGTGCGCCGCGCCACCCGCCCCCTGGCCGAGTTGCAGCGCCAAGCCACCACCGACCCCCTGACCGGCCTGCCCAACCGCGCCAGCTTTCTGGCCCAGCTGGACGAAACGCTGCGCCAGCCCCCCGAAGGCGCCCTGGGCGTGGCAATTTTTGACCTGGACGGCTTTAAGGCCGTGAACGACACCTATGGCCACCCGGCCGGCGACGAGGTGCTGCACGCCGCAGGCGCGCGCATGCTGGCCGCCGCGCGCATTGGCGACACGCTGGGGCGCCTGGGGGGCGACGAGTTTGCCCTGATTGTGCAGGCGGGCAGCGCCGAGGAGGTGCGCCTGCGCGTGGAGGGGGTGCTTGACGCCCTGGGACGGCGCCCGGTGGTGGCGGCCGGGGTGGCGCACGCCCTGAGCACCACGGCGGGCCTCGCCTTCGTGCTGGCCGGTACCGCGCCCACCCCCAGCCTGATGCTGGCGCGCGCCGACAGCGCCCTGATCCGCGGCAAGCGGCGCGAAAAGGGCCGGGTCTGGGTGGACGGCGAGGTCACCATGCCCACCCTGTTCCGTTAG
- a CDS encoding adenine deaminase: MAGHAGGEDRRQLVRAARGEVPGDLLVRGAQVVQPATGEVFGADVLVSGGRIAALGSGFQAARTVEARGAFLAPGFLDAHVHIESSLLTPAGFAAATLPRGTTAVVAEPHEVVNVLGASGLAWMLEAGRHSGQRVWASAPSCVPASVFEQGGACVDAAQSAQMLAMPGVLGLAEMMNYPGVLGGDPGVWAVLEAGRASGRRLDGHASGVGGRDLQAYAAAGLHSDHEATTPEEAQERLRAGLWLMVREGSAARNLQALLPVLRAGPRRAMLVSDDVSVDELLELGHLDRLLRACVAGGLHPAHAVALVTCNPAEYWGLHDYGLVAPGHHADFVLLRDLQHFEVLETFVGGQEARAGTHTPPLGRGGVQLGPGWDAARFQVPAHWPVMQVRPDQITTGVGAPGTGDARLVVADRYGRGEWASCWTSGTGLTGATLGISVLHDAHHAAFLGGTDEDVRVAGRALEALGGGAVVVSGEQVRAQLPLPYAGLMTDLPPAQAAAALEAITAACRAAGSTLPYPVTTLSFLGLSVIPALKLTPRGLLDVAAWRLLD; this comes from the coding sequence ATGGCAGGACACGCAGGCGGGGAGGATCGGCGGCAACTGGTGCGGGCGGCGCGGGGCGAGGTGCCCGGCGACTTGCTGGTGCGCGGCGCGCAGGTGGTGCAGCCCGCCACGGGCGAAGTCTTCGGCGCCGACGTGCTGGTGAGTGGCGGGCGCATTGCCGCGCTGGGCAGCGGCTTTCAGGCCGCGCGCACGGTTGAGGCGCGCGGCGCGTTTCTGGCCCCCGGCTTTCTGGACGCCCACGTGCACATTGAGTCCAGCCTGCTGACCCCGGCCGGGTTCGCCGCCGCCACCCTGCCGCGCGGCACCACCGCCGTGGTGGCCGAGCCGCACGAGGTGGTCAATGTGCTGGGCGCCTCGGGGCTGGCCTGGATGCTGGAGGCCGGGCGCCACTCGGGCCAGCGGGTGTGGGCCAGCGCGCCGTCGTGTGTGCCGGCCAGCGTGTTTGAACAGGGGGGCGCCTGTGTGGACGCTGCCCAGAGCGCGCAGATGCTGGCCATGCCGGGCGTGCTGGGCTTGGCCGAGATGATGAATTACCCCGGCGTGCTGGGCGGCGACCCCGGCGTGTGGGCGGTGCTGGAGGCGGGTCGGGCCTCGGGTCGGCGGCTGGACGGCCACGCCTCGGGGGTGGGGGGGCGCGACCTGCAGGCGTACGCCGCCGCCGGGCTCCACTCTGACCACGAGGCCACCACGCCCGAAGAGGCCCAGGAGCGCCTGCGCGCGGGCCTGTGGCTGATGGTGCGTGAGGGGTCGGCAGCGCGCAACCTGCAGGCCCTGCTGCCGGTGCTGCGCGCGGGCCCCCGGCGCGCCATGCTGGTCAGCGACGACGTGAGTGTGGATGAATTGCTGGAACTGGGCCATCTGGACCGCCTGCTGCGCGCCTGCGTGGCGGGCGGGCTGCACCCGGCCCACGCGGTGGCGCTGGTCACCTGCAACCCGGCCGAGTACTGGGGCCTGCACGACTACGGACTGGTGGCCCCGGGCCACCACGCCGACTTTGTGCTGCTGCGCGACCTGCAGCACTTTGAAGTGCTGGAGACCTTCGTGGGCGGCCAGGAGGCCCGCGCCGGGACCCACACCCCGCCGCTGGGCCGCGGTGGCGTGCAGCTGGGGCCGGGCTGGGACGCGGCCCGCTTCCAGGTGCCCGCCCACTGGCCGGTGATGCAGGTCCGCCCCGACCAGATCACCACCGGGGTGGGGGCCCCGGGCACGGGCGACGCCCGGCTGGTGGTGGCCGACCGCTATGGGCGCGGCGAGTGGGCCAGCTGCTGGACCTCTGGCACCGGGCTGACTGGCGCGACCCTGGGCATCAGCGTGCTGCACGACGCCCACCACGCCGCGTTCCTGGGCGGCACCGACGAGGACGTCCGGGTGGCGGGCCGGGCCCTGGAAGCCCTGGGGGGCGGCGCGGTGGTGGTCTCGGGCGAGCAGGTGCGCGCCCAGTTGCCCCTCCCCTACGCGGGCCTGATGACCGACCTGCCGCCAGCCCAGGCCGCCGCCGCCCTGGAGGCGATCACCGCTGCCTGCCGCGCGGCGGGGAGCACCCTGCCCTATCCCGTCACCACCCTCAGCTTCCTGGGCCTGAGCGTGATTCCGGCCCTGAAACTCACGCCGCGCGGCCTGCTGGACGTGGCGGCGTGGCGCCTGCTGGACTGA
- the ygfZ gene encoding CAF17-like 4Fe-4S cluster assembly/insertion protein YgfZ produces MWTSIPSSSLRVTGADRVDFVHGQMTNHLRAAPTPGLVPCAFLNVRGQIEQFARVYRREGDVYIHLDEGQAAALAARLRRYIIFDQVEVQDTTPELRTVHLWRQDDLPGWDAAGGDAQSLTLNGAAVLGGRVNRTGTPGVDLHYLAREEAGVLAALGGHEVPLSDLDAARVAAGIPDITRDALTGTLPQEVGLDLGGPLPAISYRKGCYVGQEIMARLEARGNTRYHLARLQGQGGAGWPAGHEVTFEGRVVGQAGLFAGGASLARVRKDLPAGAALQVGDVAVTVQLLGAHA; encoded by the coding sequence ATGTGGACTTCCATTCCGTCCAGCAGCCTGCGCGTGACCGGCGCCGACCGCGTGGATTTCGTGCACGGCCAGATGACCAACCACCTGCGCGCGGCCCCCACGCCGGGGCTGGTGCCCTGCGCCTTTCTGAACGTGCGCGGCCAGATTGAGCAGTTTGCCCGGGTCTACCGCCGCGAGGGGGACGTGTACATCCATCTGGACGAGGGACAGGCGGCGGCCCTGGCCGCGCGGCTGCGGCGCTACATCATCTTCGATCAGGTGGAGGTGCAGGACACCACCCCCGAGCTGCGCACCGTGCACCTGTGGCGCCAGGATGACCTGCCGGGCTGGGACGCGGCGGGTGGCGACGCCCAATCCCTGACCCTGAACGGCGCGGCGGTGCTGGGCGGCCGGGTGAACCGCACCGGCACCCCGGGCGTGGACCTGCACTATCTGGCGCGCGAGGAGGCGGGCGTGCTGGCGGCTCTGGGCGGCCATGAGGTCCCCCTAAGCGACCTGGACGCGGCGCGTGTGGCGGCCGGGATACCCGATATCACCCGCGACGCCCTGACCGGCACGCTGCCGCAGGAGGTGGGCCTGGACCTGGGGGGGCCGCTCCCGGCCATCAGTTACCGTAAGGGCTGCTACGTGGGCCAGGAGATCATGGCCCGGCTGGAGGCGCGCGGCAACACTCGCTACCACCTTGCCCGGCTGCAGGGGCAGGGCGGCGCGGGCTGGCCGGCCGGCCATGAGGTGACCTTTGAGGGCCGCGTGGTGGGGCAGGCGGGGCTGTTTGCGGGCGGCGCCAGCCTCGCCCGGGTGCGCAAGGACCTGCCGGCCGGTGCGGCGCTGCAGGTGGGCGACGTGGCCGTCACGGTGCAGCTGCTGGGCGCCCATGCTTAA
- a CDS encoding ABC transporter permease, protein MTTAVAPTTKDRSSWQLFWTSPAIRKLRRNPLAITGLIVTLLFGLMALFAPLIAKPSGNCLRDLNITQASEVYNPVHAAFWQATLTPPKSCYLIERLSFQQQPTAPSREAIFGTVNGYNIFYGLVWGTRTALKLSFIIVGITLLIGVIIGAISGYYGGWIDNLIQRFIDVLFALPPLILTVVILTILRARFSGGGDDYDPTIPMIVAFCITGWASYARLIRGEVLRTRQLEYVDAARSLGARDFRLIMKHVVPNSVAAVFTTAVLDLATVPLSIAGLSFLGLGFDTGYSEWGQLVDFARAWLKPDYWYVLVYPAVFIVLFSLAFNLFGDGLRDALDPKSR, encoded by the coding sequence ATGACCACCGCTGTCGCCCCCACCACCAAAGACCGCAGCAGCTGGCAGCTGTTTTGGACCAGCCCGGCCATCCGCAAGCTGCGCCGCAACCCCTTGGCCATCACGGGCCTGATCGTCACCCTGCTCTTTGGGCTGATGGCCCTGTTCGCCCCGCTGATTGCCAAACCCAGCGGCAACTGCCTGCGCGACCTGAACATCACCCAGGCCAGCGAGGTGTACAACCCGGTGCACGCCGCTTTCTGGCAGGCCACCCTCACCCCGCCCAAGAGCTGCTACCTCATTGAGCGCCTGAGCTTTCAGCAGCAGCCCACCGCCCCCAGCCGCGAAGCGATCTTCGGCACGGTGAACGGCTACAACATCTTCTACGGCCTGGTGTGGGGCACCCGCACGGCGCTGAAACTGTCGTTCATTATTGTGGGCATTACCCTGCTGATCGGCGTGATTATTGGCGCGATCAGCGGCTACTACGGCGGATGGATTGACAACCTGATTCAGCGCTTTATTGACGTGCTGTTCGCACTGCCCCCGCTGATCCTGACGGTGGTGATCCTGACTATTCTGCGCGCCCGGTTCTCGGGCGGCGGCGATGACTATGACCCCACCATTCCCATGATCGTGGCCTTCTGCATTACTGGCTGGGCCAGCTACGCCCGACTGATCCGCGGTGAAGTGCTGCGCACCCGGCAACTGGAGTACGTGGACGCCGCCCGCAGCCTGGGCGCCCGCGACTTCCGCCTGATCATGAAGCACGTGGTGCCCAACAGTGTGGCCGCCGTGTTCACCACCGCCGTGCTGGACCTCGCCACGGTGCCCCTCAGCATCGCCGGCCTGTCGTTCCTGGGCCTGGGCTTTGACACGGGCTACTCTGAATGGGGCCAGCTGGTGGACTTTGCCCGCGCGTGGCTGAAGCCCGACTACTGGTACGTGCTGGTCTACCCAGCGGTGTTTATCGTGCTGTTCAGCCTGGCGTTTAACCTCTTTGGCGACGGTCTGCGCGACGCGCTGGACCCCAAGTCCCGCTAA
- a CDS encoding ABC transporter permease yields MLNFILRRVIQIPVVMLVLSLMIVGLTQLLTPEQRAAPYIRSEQQAARLQQIIEQRGLNDPFPVQYSRWLTATLKGDLGYSKASSQDVIVTIKERLPRTIELTLVTAIPILLLSIWLGTLSALHKDKFIDQVLRVLVVLGYSLPSFVVGILLLAIFYGYLGVLPGAGQVSVLNQFALADLQRYTGLLTVDAALNGRWDIAWDVLQHLILPALTLVIVLSASIIKVMRNNMLEALTSDYVRTARAKGLSSRVVNNKHARRNALLSIVTLAGFLIIGLLSGSLITETIFAYPGIGQWVVQAAQGVDLAAVLGFAMLSAIIVVVVSTVVDILYGVIDPRVRFD; encoded by the coding sequence ATGCTTAATTTCATCCTGAGGCGGGTCATCCAGATTCCTGTGGTGATGCTCGTCCTGTCCCTGATGATCGTTGGCCTGACGCAGCTGCTCACGCCCGAGCAGCGCGCCGCGCCGTACATCCGCAGCGAGCAGCAGGCCGCGCGGCTGCAACAGATCATCGAGCAGCGCGGCTTGAATGACCCTTTCCCAGTGCAGTACAGCCGCTGGCTGACGGCCACCCTGAAAGGCGACCTGGGCTATTCCAAGGCCAGCAGCCAGGACGTGATCGTGACGATCAAAGAGCGGCTGCCCCGAACCATTGAGCTGACACTGGTCACGGCCATTCCTATTCTGCTGCTCAGCATCTGGCTGGGCACCCTCAGCGCCCTGCACAAGGACAAGTTCATTGACCAGGTGCTGCGTGTACTGGTGGTGCTGGGCTACAGCCTGCCCAGTTTCGTGGTCGGCATTCTGCTGCTGGCCATCTTTTACGGTTACCTGGGCGTGCTGCCGGGTGCCGGGCAGGTGAGTGTGCTCAACCAGTTTGCCCTGGCCGATCTTCAGCGCTACACCGGCCTGCTGACTGTGGACGCGGCCCTCAACGGACGCTGGGACATTGCCTGGGACGTACTGCAGCACCTGATTCTGCCGGCCCTGACCCTGGTGATCGTGCTCAGTGCCAGCATCATCAAGGTGATGCGCAACAACATGCTTGAGGCGCTGACCAGCGACTACGTGCGCACGGCCCGCGCCAAGGGCCTGTCCAGCCGCGTGGTGAACAACAAGCACGCCCGGCGCAACGCCCTGCTGAGCATCGTGACGCTGGCGGGCTTTCTGATCATTGGCCTGCTGAGCGGGTCGCTGATTACGGAAACCATCTTCGCCTACCCCGGCATTGGCCAGTGGGTGGTGCAGGCCGCGCAGGGCGTGGACCTGGCGGCCGTGCTGGGCTTTGCCATGCTCTCGGCCATCATCGTGGTGGTGGTGAGCACCGTGGTGGACATTCTGTACGGGGTTATTGACCCGCGCGTGAGGTTCGACTGA
- a CDS encoding ABC transporter substrate-binding protein — MKKIAALTALLALTTALAVAPKDTLVEQTAADIPTMDPGVTYDTASGAVVENMYETLLTYSGASLTKLEPLLATKWTISNGGKTYTFDLRKNVKFHSGNTFNCADAEYTFERNLVTNSAESGNWFIAESLLGTGANANDDKTITWARIDKAVECNSAGQLVFNLPSVDPAFLAKLAYTGQSIVDREYAIKIGEWKGTEADWKNWVGKDLTNSNLSKAPSGTGAYKFVRKDANAFLATAFDGYWGKKPAIKNVIIQKVPELAARQQAFLRGDADIIEGGGRAVDEEQIKGKPGVAWMDNLPNTTATAIFMNQNIKSSGALGSGKLDGKGIPANFFKDANVRRGFSYAFNYAQYIADVQKGKGKQRTMLLPDTFPGYDAKIGTYKFDAKQAETYLRRAWGGQLWKNGFVLNANYRAGSVPAQTAMEILKRNIEALNPKFKVNISAKPWSEMLSDSKTGKEPMIIIGWAPDYADPDNFMYTFYSSNGYYFPRSNFKDAQVDKWLEQARNTVNTAERNRLYSLVGKKAYEQAPFILIPAGVGYNFFRDNLVGASSSNFNPMISFATGTFWKELSKK; from the coding sequence ATGAAGAAGATCGCTGCACTGACCGCCCTGCTCGCCCTGACCACCGCCCTGGCCGTTGCCCCCAAAGACACCCTGGTGGAGCAGACCGCTGCGGACATCCCCACGATGGACCCTGGTGTCACCTACGACACCGCTTCGGGCGCCGTGGTGGAAAACATGTACGAAACCCTGCTGACCTACAGCGGGGCCAGCCTGACCAAACTCGAGCCCCTGCTGGCCACCAAGTGGACCATCAGCAACGGCGGCAAGACCTACACCTTCGACCTGCGCAAGAACGTCAAGTTCCACTCGGGCAACACCTTCAACTGCGCCGACGCCGAATACACCTTCGAGCGCAACCTGGTGACGAACTCGGCCGAGTCCGGCAACTGGTTCATCGCCGAGTCGCTGCTAGGCACGGGTGCCAACGCCAACGACGACAAAACCATCACCTGGGCGCGCATTGACAAGGCCGTGGAGTGCAACAGCGCCGGCCAGCTGGTGTTCAACCTGCCTTCGGTGGACCCCGCGTTCCTGGCCAAGCTGGCCTACACCGGCCAGAGCATCGTGGACCGCGAGTACGCCATCAAGATTGGCGAGTGGAAGGGCACCGAAGCCGACTGGAAGAACTGGGTGGGCAAAGACCTGACCAACTCCAACCTCAGCAAGGCCCCCAGCGGCACGGGCGCCTACAAGTTCGTGCGCAAGGACGCCAACGCCTTCCTGGCCACCGCGTTTGACGGCTACTGGGGCAAGAAGCCGGCCATCAAGAACGTGATCATCCAGAAGGTGCCGGAACTCGCGGCCCGTCAGCAGGCCTTCCTGCGCGGCGACGCCGACATCATCGAGGGCGGCGGGCGCGCCGTGGACGAAGAACAGATCAAGGGCAAGCCCGGCGTGGCCTGGATGGACAACCTGCCCAACACCACGGCGACCGCCATCTTCATGAACCAGAACATCAAGAGCTCTGGCGCACTGGGCAGCGGCAAGCTGGACGGCAAGGGCATTCCGGCGAACTTCTTCAAGGACGCCAACGTGCGCCGCGGCTTCTCCTACGCCTTTAACTACGCGCAGTACATTGCCGACGTGCAAAAGGGCAAGGGCAAGCAGCGCACCATGCTGTTGCCGGACACCTTCCCCGGCTACGACGCCAAGATCGGCACCTACAAGTTTGACGCCAAGCAGGCCGAAACCTACCTGCGCCGCGCCTGGGGCGGGCAGCTGTGGAAGAACGGCTTCGTGCTGAACGCCAACTACCGCGCGGGCAGCGTGCCGGCCCAGACGGCCATGGAAATCCTGAAGCGCAACATTGAAGCCCTGAACCCCAAGTTCAAGGTGAACATCTCGGCCAAGCCCTGGAGCGAAATGCTGTCCGACTCCAAGACGGGCAAGGAGCCGATGATCATCATCGGTTGGGCGCCGGATTACGCCGACCCCGACAACTTCATGTACACCTTCTACTCCAGCAACGGCTACTACTTCCCCCGCAGCAACTTCAAGGATGCCCAGGTGGACAAGTGGCTGGAGCAGGCCCGCAACACGGTGAACACCGCCGAGCGTAACCGCCTGTACAGCCTCGTGGGCAAGAAGGCCTACGAGCAGGCCCCCTTCATCCTGATTCCCGCAGGCGTGGGCTACAACTTCTTCCGTGACAACCTCGTGGGCGCGAGCAGCAGCAACTTCAACCCCATGATCAGCTTTGCAACGGGCACGTTCTGGAAGGAACTGAGCAAGAAGTAA
- a CDS encoding IS110 family RNA-guided transposase, which yields MHVLGLDMAKDTFCAHLLRDDGTGHALSNLPNTPAGFDRVLRWAHKAGAAPQELHVVMEPTGVYWEHCAQHLFQVGCTVSVVNPTRIRYFARSEMLRGKTDSMDARTIALYGVRAQPNAWSPPSPALQELKILVRERTALTQMLSSEQGRLHAAQHRAWGSTVSLRLVQERIAFLKAQIVALETAMNDLVQTDEALGKPLTLLMTIPGYGFLTAASVLAETDAFALMDTGAEIAAYAGIAPAAYQSGTSVQGRGRISKIGNASLRRTAYLAAAGVKHGKGRLGQYYRHLRAQGKPPKVALIALGRKLLRTGLAVVKSGLPYSETYVRPALQ from the coding sequence ATGCATGTTCTGGGACTGGATATGGCCAAAGACACCTTCTGCGCTCATCTCCTGCGGGATGACGGAACAGGGCATGCCCTGTCGAACTTGCCCAACACACCAGCCGGATTTGACCGCGTGTTGCGCTGGGCACATAAAGCTGGCGCAGCTCCACAAGAGCTGCACGTTGTCATGGAGCCGACTGGGGTGTACTGGGAACACTGTGCTCAACACCTGTTCCAAGTGGGTTGCACGGTCAGTGTGGTGAATCCAACCCGCATCCGTTATTTCGCGCGCTCTGAGATGCTGCGGGGCAAAACCGATTCGATGGACGCCCGAACCATCGCTCTCTATGGTGTTCGAGCTCAGCCGAACGCTTGGTCCCCTCCCAGTCCCGCACTTCAAGAACTCAAAATTCTGGTTCGTGAACGAACCGCCCTTACCCAGATGCTGAGTTCAGAGCAGGGCCGCTTGCATGCGGCTCAACACCGCGCTTGGGGGAGCACGGTGAGTCTTCGTCTCGTGCAGGAACGCATCGCGTTCCTGAAAGCACAGATTGTGGCTCTCGAAACAGCCATGAACGACCTTGTGCAAACGGACGAAGCCTTAGGCAAACCCCTCACCTTGTTGATGACCATTCCTGGCTATGGCTTCCTGACGGCCGCCAGTGTGCTGGCAGAGACGGACGCCTTCGCGTTGATGGACACTGGAGCGGAAATCGCCGCCTATGCTGGTATTGCTCCGGCAGCCTACCAGTCCGGCACCAGCGTTCAGGGACGAGGGCGCATCTCCAAAATCGGCAATGCTTCATTGCGGCGGACCGCCTATCTTGCTGCCGCTGGCGTCAAGCATGGGAAAGGCCGTTTGGGACAGTATTACCGACATTTACGTGCTCAGGGGAAGCCCCCGAAGGTGGCACTCATCGCCTTGGGCCGCAAATTGTTGCGAACGGGCCTTGCTGTTGTGAAGTCAGGTCTACCCTATAGCGAAACCTATGTTCGTCCTGCGCTACAGTAG